In a genomic window of Gossypium arboreum isolate Shixiya-1 chromosome 9, ASM2569848v2, whole genome shotgun sequence:
- the LOC108455061 gene encoding uncharacterized protein LOC108455061 produces the protein MHLKLDVEIQKLEAEKLQKRKSEVEEDLESLKVDYKKLRLSMRTVGLGKTSEQWRQEVREERAKVDQWEKRFKASLGKIKEMKWKIEELEMALQSCEMRIEFLEANEEQWKGQLHHSQDQVRSKDYITGEAVMQIREVAEYLQSLTVQADVLSMKYELESDRGQELASLLRKIKALSVREKSYL, from the exons ATGCACTTAAAGTTAGATGTGGAGATTCAAAAGTTAGAGGCAGAAAAGCTACAAAAAAGGAAGAGTGAAGTTGAGGAAGATTTGGAAAGCTTGAAAGTAGATTATAAGAAGCTGCGCTTATCAATGAGGACTGTTGGTTTAGGAAAGACTTCAGAACAATGGCGCCAAGAGGTTCGAGAAGAAAGGGCTAAGGTAGATCAATGGGAAAAGAG GTTTAAAGCAAGCTTAGGTAAGATCAAGGAGATGAAATGGAAAATAGAAGAGTTAGAAATGGCATTACAAAGTTGTGAAATGAGGATTGAGTTTTTGGAGGCAAATGAGGAACAATGGAAGGGCCAGCTTCATCACTCCCAAGACCAGGTTAGAAGCAAAGATTACATCACGGGCGAGGCTGTAATGCAAATTCGAGAAGTAGCTGAGTATTTGCAATCTTTAACGGTACAAGCAGACGTATTAAGCATGAAGTACGAGTTAGAGTCAGATAGGGGACAAGAACTAGCTTCATTGCTTAGGAAAATTAAAGCCCTGAGTGTTAGGGAGAAGTCGTATTTGTAA